The window GAAGCCCTTTCGAACTTCCTGCCTCCGTTGTGCTGTGGCCCCTCACCACTGAGAGCGGCTGCCCACTCTCAGTGGTATGAGTCTTACAGCCAGTTCACGCGCTCGGCCGGCCGAATGTAGATCGGCTCTTCGACCTGGATCCGCGCCACTTCCTTGCCCGACTTGTTGAAGCCCAACACGGTATCGTTGTACATGTCGAACCGCTTCCCGTGAATTT is drawn from Nitrospira sp. and contains these coding sequences:
- a CDS encoding nitrate oxidoreductase subunit beta → IHGKRFDMYNDTVLGFNKSGKEVARIQVEEPIYIRPAERVNWL